A part of Solibacillus sp. FSL H8-0538 genomic DNA contains:
- the trxB gene encoding thioredoxin-disulfide reductase has product MADEKIYDVVIIGAGPAGMTAAVYTSRANMSTLMIERGIPGGQMANTEEVENYPGFDHILGPELSTKMFEHAKKFGAEYAYGDVTEIIDGEEYKTIISGKKQYKTRTIIISTGAEYKKMGVPGEKELGGRGVSYCAVCDGAFFKQKNLIVVGGGDSAVEEGVYLTRFAEKVTIVHRRDKLRAQKILQDRAFANEKVDFIWNTTVKEIHEADGKVGSVTLVSTVDGTETEWATDGVFVYVGMLPLTSPFASLNVLNEAGYVVTNEKMETAVPGIFAAGDVRDKTLRQIVTATGDGSIAAQTAQHYLEELKEKFSLA; this is encoded by the coding sequence ATGGCAGACGAAAAAATTTATGATGTAGTGATTATCGGAGCAGGCCCGGCTGGTATGACAGCAGCAGTTTATACATCCCGTGCAAACATGTCGACATTAATGATCGAGCGCGGCATACCCGGTGGACAAATGGCAAATACAGAAGAAGTTGAAAACTATCCTGGATTTGATCATATTTTAGGGCCAGAACTTTCTACAAAAATGTTTGAGCATGCGAAAAAATTCGGTGCAGAATATGCATATGGTGATGTAACTGAAATTATTGATGGCGAAGAATACAAAACAATCATCTCAGGAAAAAAACAATATAAAACACGTACAATTATCATTTCAACAGGTGCAGAATATAAAAAAATGGGCGTTCCAGGTGAAAAAGAACTGGGAGGACGCGGTGTAAGCTACTGTGCAGTATGTGACGGAGCATTCTTCAAGCAAAAGAACTTAATTGTAGTTGGTGGCGGAGACTCTGCAGTTGAGGAAGGCGTTTACTTAACGCGTTTCGCTGAAAAAGTTACAATTGTGCACCGTCGTGATAAATTACGCGCACAAAAAATTCTACAAGACCGTGCATTTGCAAATGAAAAAGTTGATTTCATCTGGAATACAACAGTGAAAGAAATTCATGAAGCAGATGGAAAGGTAGGAAGTGTAACACTTGTTTCAACAGTAGATGGTACAGAAACAGAGTGGGCAACGGATGGTGTATTCGTTTATGTCGGCATGCTACCGCTAACTTCACCATTTGCAAGCCTGAACGTGTTAAACGAAGCGGGCTATGTTGTAACAAATGAAAAAATGGAGACAGCTGTACCTGGTATTTTTGCAGCGGGTGATGTACGTGACAAAACGTTACGTCAAATCGTTACTGCAACAGGAGATGGAAGCATTGCAGCACAAACTGCGCAACATTATTTAGAAGAGCTAAAAGAAAAATTTAGCCTGGCTTAA
- the hisIE gene encoding bifunctional phosphoribosyl-AMP cyclohydrolase/phosphoribosyl-ATP diphosphatase HisIE yields the protein MIEGLKFNEQGLITAVVQNAQSKEILTVAYMNEESLAKTLETGETWFYSRSREELWHKGATSGNTQKVISIKTDCDKDALVVEVLPAGPACHNGTTSCFTETIVENSKVGSVAILPQLVDVIRQREIDMPEGAYTTYLFDKGIDKICKKVGEEATEVVIGAKNRDTEEVKWESADLMYHLLVLLQEQKVNVYDVLAVLEERHNRK from the coding sequence ATGATTGAAGGATTAAAATTTAACGAACAAGGCTTAATTACAGCCGTTGTTCAAAACGCGCAATCAAAAGAAATATTAACAGTTGCTTATATGAATGAAGAATCATTAGCAAAAACGCTAGAAACAGGCGAAACTTGGTTTTACTCACGTTCTCGTGAAGAGCTTTGGCATAAGGGGGCAACAAGCGGTAATACACAAAAAGTGATCTCAATCAAAACAGACTGCGATAAAGATGCACTAGTTGTAGAAGTACTTCCAGCAGGCCCGGCGTGTCATAACGGCACAACGTCTTGCTTTACAGAAACAATCGTTGAAAACTCAAAAGTTGGCTCAGTGGCGATTTTACCTCAGCTCGTTGACGTTATCCGTCAGCGTGAAATCGATATGCCAGAAGGCGCGTACACAACGTACCTATTCGATAAAGGCATCGATAAAATTTGTAAAAAGGTTGGCGAAGAAGCAACCGAAGTCGTCATCGGCGCGAAAAACCGTGATACAGAAGAAGTGAAATGGGAATCAGCGGATTTAATGTATCACTTACTTGTATTACTACAAGAGCAAAAAGTGAATGTGTATGACGTATTAGCAGTATTAGAAGAGCGACATAACAGAAAGTAA
- a CDS encoding amino acid ABC transporter ATP-binding protein — MIKVENLHKHFGKLEVLKGIDYEIKEKEVVCVIGPSGSGKSTFLRCINLLEEVTDGAIYIEGVKINDPKANINEIRTEVGMVFQQFNLFPHMSVIDNIMMAPMQIRKLSKKEAEQLALELLDKVGLRAKADNFPQQLSGGQQQRVAIARALAMKPKIMLFDEPTSALDPEMVNEVLEVMKSLALEGMTMVVVTHEMGFAREVGDRVLFMDGGYIVEEGHPDKLFGNPQNERTKAFLGKVL; from the coding sequence ATGATTAAAGTAGAAAATTTACACAAACATTTCGGCAAGCTTGAAGTTTTAAAAGGTATCGATTATGAAATTAAAGAAAAAGAAGTGGTGTGCGTAATCGGGCCATCTGGTTCAGGCAAAAGTACATTCCTTCGTTGCATTAACTTGCTGGAAGAAGTAACGGATGGAGCCATTTATATTGAAGGCGTCAAAATTAATGATCCTAAAGCCAATATAAATGAAATTCGTACTGAAGTCGGCATGGTGTTTCAGCAGTTTAACCTATTCCCACATATGTCAGTTATTGATAACATTATGATGGCGCCGATGCAAATTCGAAAATTATCTAAAAAAGAGGCAGAACAGCTAGCGCTTGAACTTTTAGATAAAGTCGGATTACGCGCAAAGGCAGATAACTTCCCGCAGCAACTTTCAGGTGGTCAGCAGCAACGTGTAGCAATTGCCCGTGCACTCGCGATGAAGCCAAAAATTATGCTGTTTGATGAACCTACATCAGCGCTAGACCCTGAAATGGTAAATGAGGTTTTAGAAGTAATGAAAAGCCTTGCACTTGAAGGGATGACAATGGTAGTCGTAACGCATGAAATGGGTTTTGCACGTGAAGTAGGTGACCGTGTACTATTTATGGACGGTGGTTATATTGTGGAAGAAGGACATCCAGATAAATTATTCGGGAACCCTCAAAATGAGCGCACAAAAGCATTTTTAGGGAAAGTCTTATAA
- a CDS encoding tetratricopeptide repeat protein — translation MENKRLKVKSSNVVSFIPNGDYYYNKALKAIDRDEMDKAYKYIKRAAELNPDDALVLLQYGILEMEVQNFEHAYELIHTAYSLEPSEAEIVFMLAEVSGCMGLMHDAKKYANQYLEMDPDGMYVQDAMEILDFVEFEQDDYEEIDDNDSAKMLAQEKARRFMEQGEFPRAIGILEETIELYPELWAAYNNLALAYFYVGEAEQAKALLHQVLRENHGNLHALCNLTVFAYYEKNDKELNALLELLRKIQPYEWENRYKLGASLALVGQYEDAYKWLRSMSKRGYEGDPGFYFWLAQSAYFSGHEEVAKATWKSLIELDPTKEGYEPWSNTATGDYQKSAENNRELIMRKLSSVEVSDRMFGLFLLKTSAHKQEIISHPTIVDVSNYSNIEKLSLAYALEHPFNTKVIEELYFQRLMHVAEEIVRINGSITMEVAQILHIWFSISEVAFEHDYPFKNIQAIAAAMEFTYYAAMEESVTKKDIALKYNTTVATLSKYIDALYDFVPTSLD, via the coding sequence TTGGAAAATAAACGTTTAAAAGTGAAAAGTAGTAATGTCGTTTCATTTATTCCGAACGGTGATTATTATTATAATAAAGCCCTAAAGGCGATTGATCGCGATGAAATGGACAAAGCGTATAAATATATTAAGCGTGCGGCAGAACTTAACCCGGACGATGCTCTTGTATTATTACAATATGGGATTTTAGAAATGGAAGTACAAAATTTCGAACACGCATACGAGCTTATTCATACAGCTTATAGTCTAGAGCCAAGTGAAGCTGAAATTGTTTTTATGCTAGCAGAAGTTTCTGGCTGCATGGGGCTTATGCATGATGCCAAAAAATATGCGAACCAATATCTAGAGATGGATCCTGACGGCATGTATGTGCAGGATGCGATGGAAATTTTAGATTTCGTCGAATTTGAACAGGATGACTATGAGGAAATAGATGACAATGACTCGGCTAAAATGTTAGCTCAGGAAAAGGCACGTCGCTTTATGGAGCAAGGTGAATTCCCACGTGCTATTGGGATTCTTGAGGAAACGATTGAGCTGTACCCAGAATTATGGGCAGCGTATAATAATTTGGCACTTGCTTATTTTTATGTAGGTGAAGCGGAACAGGCGAAGGCATTACTGCATCAGGTTTTACGTGAAAATCACGGCAACTTACATGCTTTATGTAACTTAACTGTATTTGCCTATTACGAAAAAAATGACAAAGAGTTAAACGCATTATTAGAGCTATTACGGAAAATACAACCCTATGAATGGGAAAATCGCTATAAATTAGGTGCAAGTCTTGCGCTAGTTGGGCAGTATGAGGACGCGTATAAATGGCTTCGATCAATGAGCAAGCGCGGCTATGAGGGGGATCCTGGATTTTACTTCTGGCTGGCACAATCTGCGTATTTCTCTGGTCATGAGGAAGTGGCGAAGGCAACATGGAAATCACTTATTGAGCTTGACCCAACGAAAGAAGGGTATGAACCGTGGTCAAATACGGCTACAGGGGACTACCAAAAATCAGCAGAAAACAACCGTGAGCTTATCATGCGTAAATTGTCGAGCGTAGAAGTGAGTGACCGTATGTTTGGTTTGTTTTTACTGAAAACATCGGCGCATAAGCAAGAGATTATCTCGCACCCAACAATTGTCGACGTATCAAACTATTCAAATATCGAAAAGTTAAGTCTAGCATACGCATTAGAGCACCCGTTTAATACTAAGGTGATAGAAGAGCTTTATTTCCAACGATTAATGCATGTCGCAGAAGAAATCGTACGCATTAATGGGTCTATTACGATGGAAGTTGCGCAAATTTTACACATTTGGTTCTCGATTAGTGAAGTAGCGTTTGAACATGATTATCCATTTAAGAATATTCAAGCTATTGCCGCAGCGATGGAATTTACGTATTACGCAGCAATGGAAGAGTCGGTGACAAAAAAAGACATCGCCTTAAAATACAACACAACCGTTGCAACATTATCAAAGTATATTGATGCATTATATGACTTTGTACCGACAAGTCTAGACTAA
- a CDS encoding 8-oxo-dGTP diphosphatase, which yields MQRIANLLAVQHGQVLLLQKPRRGWYVAPGGKMELGESIYDSAIREFKEETNVTPKHVHLKGVYTMVIKDGDRVLDEWMLYTFVAHGVEGTPFEETREGKLAWHPLESLNDLPMAQGDRTNLLFAALNKGMQYGTFEYTEEFELLSENIQTSIEQ from the coding sequence ATGCAAAGAATTGCCAATTTGTTAGCCGTACAGCACGGACAAGTATTATTACTACAAAAACCTAGAAGAGGTTGGTATGTAGCACCAGGTGGCAAGATGGAATTAGGCGAATCGATTTATGATTCAGCTATTCGTGAATTTAAAGAAGAAACGAATGTTACACCGAAACATGTACATTTAAAAGGTGTTTATACAATGGTCATTAAAGACGGTGATCGCGTTTTAGATGAATGGATGCTCTATACATTTGTCGCACATGGAGTAGAAGGCACGCCGTTTGAGGAAACACGTGAAGGAAAGTTAGCTTGGCACCCACTTGAAAGCCTAAATGATTTACCAATGGCGCAAGGTGACCGCACAAATTTATTATTTGCGGCATTAAATAAAGGGATGCAATATGGTACATTTGAATATACAGAAGAATTCGAGCTACTTAGCGAAAACATCCAAACATCCATTGAACAATAG
- a CDS encoding HPr family phosphocarrier protein — translation MVEKQVEVKLKSGLQARQAALFVQEANRFSSDIFLQKEDKKVNAKSIMGIMSLAVAKGTKVTLIADGQDAENVVESLAKLIEQED, via the coding sequence ATGGTAGAAAAACAAGTAGAAGTAAAATTAAAATCGGGTTTACAAGCAAGACAAGCCGCGCTTTTCGTACAAGAAGCAAACCGCTTTAGTTCGGATATCTTTTTACAAAAAGAAGATAAAAAAGTAAATGCCAAGTCTATCATGGGCATCATGAGCTTAGCAGTTGCAAAAGGGACAAAGGTGACATTAATTGCAGACGGGCAAGACGCAGAAAATGTTGTGGAGTCTTTAGCAAAATTAATCGAACAAGAAGACTAA
- the rapZ gene encoding RNase adapter RapZ encodes MGSRQCYTHEIVIITGMSGAGKTVAVQSFEDLGYYCVDNLPPELLTTFLALLKESEKKITRIAVVMDLRGREFFESLIESLDALQKEEDLIPRILFLESDDATLVRRYKESRRSHPLAPHGLPLEGIQHERKMLFELKGRAKTVVNTSNLKPRELRERIATEFSNMSSPTFSINVMSFGFKHGLPIDADLVFDVRFLKNPYYVEELRHKTGLQTEVSSYVLATDETQQLIAKLTDLFAFMIPQYKDEGKSQLVIAFGCTGGQHRSVTLAEYFGKLLGNTEHTVITHRDINHRKD; translated from the coding sequence ATGGGTAGTAGACAATGCTATACACATGAGATAGTCATTATTACAGGCATGTCGGGAGCAGGAAAAACAGTAGCAGTCCAAAGCTTTGAGGATTTAGGTTATTATTGTGTCGACAATTTACCACCGGAGCTATTGACGACATTTTTAGCCTTATTAAAGGAATCTGAGAAAAAAATTACGCGTATTGCAGTTGTAATGGATTTACGCGGACGTGAATTTTTCGAGTCATTAATTGAGTCGCTAGATGCACTACAAAAAGAAGAGGATCTTATTCCGCGTATTTTATTTTTAGAGTCAGATGATGCGACACTTGTTCGCCGCTATAAGGAATCGCGTCGTTCACACCCACTTGCACCACACGGGCTACCACTAGAAGGTATTCAGCATGAACGTAAAATGTTATTTGAGTTAAAGGGACGTGCCAAAACAGTTGTGAATACATCGAATTTAAAGCCTCGCGAACTGCGCGAACGTATTGCAACGGAGTTTTCCAATATGAGTAGCCCTACATTTTCAATTAATGTCATGTCATTTGGTTTCAAGCATGGCTTACCAATTGATGCGGACTTAGTATTTGACGTGCGCTTCTTAAAAAACCCTTATTATGTTGAAGAATTACGCCATAAAACAGGTTTGCAAACCGAAGTGTCATCGTATGTGCTTGCGACAGATGAGACTCAGCAGCTTATTGCGAAGTTGACGGATCTTTTTGCATTTATGATTCCTCAATATAAGGACGAAGGGAAATCTCAGCTTGTCATTGCATTTGGTTGTACAGGAGGCCAGCACCGTTCTGTTACTTTAGCCGAGTACTTTGGGAAATTATTAGGCAACACCGAGCACACGGTTATTACACACAGAGATATCAATCATAGAAAGGATTGA
- a CDS encoding basic amino acid ABC transporter substrate-binding protein: protein MKTSKFFKIIAPFAAASMILAACGAEDSSTKDTGGNITKIVAGTEATYAPFEYLDDKGNVVGIDAEILAAIGEEMGVETEIKNVGWDSMMSQVTTGEVDMGAAAITITDERKETYDFTEPYYEASLLIVTKEDSNIASFEELKDKKVSVQINTTGHIAAQELQGIASSNTLAYENFSVALTEVLTGATVAAIGDNAVILDYLKNNPDSGLKAIEDDSFKVDHFGFMVKKGNKELLDLLNEGLQKIKDNGKLAEITGTKEIE, encoded by the coding sequence ATGAAAACAAGTAAATTCTTTAAAATAATTGCTCCATTTGCAGCTGCGTCAATGATTTTAGCGGCTTGTGGTGCAGAGGATAGCTCAACAAAAGATACGGGTGGCAACATCACAAAAATCGTTGCAGGTACTGAGGCAACTTACGCACCATTCGAGTATCTGGATGACAAAGGAAATGTTGTCGGAATTGATGCTGAGATTTTAGCAGCGATCGGTGAAGAAATGGGTGTAGAGACAGAAATTAAAAACGTTGGTTGGGACTCGATGATGAGCCAAGTAACAACAGGCGAAGTTGATATGGGTGCAGCAGCGATCACAATTACAGATGAACGTAAAGAAACATACGATTTCACAGAACCATACTATGAAGCATCTTTACTAATCGTGACAAAAGAAGATTCAAACATTGCTTCTTTTGAAGAGTTAAAGGATAAAAAAGTATCCGTGCAAATCAATACAACAGGTCATATTGCTGCACAAGAATTACAAGGGATTGCAAGCTCAAATACTTTAGCCTATGAAAACTTCTCGGTTGCGTTAACAGAAGTATTAACAGGGGCGACAGTTGCAGCGATCGGTGATAATGCCGTTATTTTAGATTACCTAAAAAATAATCCGGATTCAGGATTAAAAGCAATTGAAGATGATTCATTTAAAGTAGACCACTTCGGCTTCATGGTGAAAAAAGGTAACAAAGAATTACTTGATTTATTAAACGAAGGTTTACAAAAAATTAAAGACAACGGTAAGTTAGCTGAAATTACAGGCACTAAAGAAATCGAATAA
- a CDS encoding amino acid ABC transporter permease — MELFDFFRWDIIWNYRELYIKGIWATIVLTACGYFGGIFFGLFLGLGEVSKKKWIYWPCKLYVDVFRGTPMLVQLLLIHLAVIPTIFGQSMGWWVSGIIGLILNSAAYNAEIFRAGIQSIDKGQMEAARSLGLTHNQAMRKVILPQAFRRMIPPLGNEFIALLKDSSLVTVIAGSEILYVSKVVAGTYQRFWEPYLFAAFLYLVLTYGVTKIIGFVEKRANNSYNPRKRKGALNHD; from the coding sequence ATGGAGCTTTTTGATTTTTTCCGCTGGGATATAATCTGGAACTACCGTGAATTATATATAAAAGGTATTTGGGCAACAATCGTTCTAACTGCATGTGGTTATTTTGGTGGGATATTCTTCGGTCTGTTTTTAGGGCTAGGAGAAGTTTCAAAGAAAAAGTGGATTTATTGGCCATGTAAGCTTTACGTCGATGTATTTCGTGGAACACCGATGCTCGTACAATTATTATTAATTCACTTAGCGGTAATCCCAACAATTTTTGGTCAGTCAATGGGCTGGTGGGTATCCGGGATTATAGGTTTAATTTTGAATAGCGCGGCATACAATGCAGAAATTTTCCGTGCAGGAATTCAATCAATTGATAAAGGACAAATGGAGGCGGCTCGTTCCCTTGGTTTAACTCATAACCAAGCAATGCGCAAAGTTATCCTACCACAAGCATTCCGTCGTATGATTCCACCACTAGGGAATGAATTTATTGCATTGTTAAAAGATTCATCATTAGTAACAGTCATCGCAGGTTCAGAAATTTTATATGTAAGTAAAGTAGTTGCAGGAACGTACCAACGTTTCTGGGAGCCGTATTTATTTGCAGCGTTCTTATATTTAGTTTTAACGTACGGTGTAACAAAAATTATTGGGTTTGTTGAAAAACGAGCAAACAATAGTTACAACCCGCGTAAAAGAAAGGGCGCGTTAAATCATGATTAA
- the whiA gene encoding DNA-binding protein WhiA gives MSFASETKKELTQIETDDNSLKAEVSALIRMNGSLSFANRQLSLDVQTENAAIARRLYTIMKKLYPYNIELLVRKKMRLKKNNVYICRVRDGAKELLTDLQIISDDFQLNHTIAKTLIAKNNQRRAYLRGAFLAGGSVNNPETSSYHLEVYSLYKEHGEALADLMNTYELNAKTIERKKGFVTYLKEAEKISDFLNLVGAHQAMLKFEDVRIVRDMRNSVNRIVNCETANLNKTIGAAIRQVDNIRFIENTIGLDQLPEKLREIARLRVEYQDITLKELGEMVSTGVVSKSGVNHRLRKIDEIADGLRRGEQIKN, from the coding sequence ATGTCATTTGCATCAGAGACAAAGAAAGAGCTCACACAAATAGAAACAGATGACAATAGTTTAAAGGCAGAAGTATCCGCCCTAATTCGAATGAATGGTTCATTAAGCTTTGCAAATCGGCAGCTAAGCCTAGATGTACAAACAGAAAATGCGGCGATTGCTAGACGACTTTATACCATTATGAAAAAGCTCTATCCATATAATATAGAGCTATTAGTTCGGAAGAAGATGAGACTGAAAAAAAATAATGTATATATTTGCCGTGTTCGCGATGGCGCAAAAGAGCTATTAACGGATTTACAAATTATTTCGGATGATTTTCAGCTTAATCATACAATTGCAAAGACATTAATTGCAAAAAATAATCAGCGTCGAGCTTATTTGCGCGGTGCCTTTTTAGCAGGTGGCTCCGTCAACAATCCAGAAACCTCTTCATACCATTTAGAGGTATACTCTTTATATAAAGAGCATGGAGAGGCGCTAGCCGATTTAATGAATACTTACGAGCTCAATGCAAAAACAATTGAACGAAAAAAAGGTTTTGTCACATACTTAAAGGAGGCCGAGAAAATTTCGGACTTCTTAAATTTAGTTGGCGCACACCAAGCTATGTTAAAATTTGAAGACGTACGCATTGTGCGTGATATGCGGAACAGCGTCAATCGTATAGTTAACTGCGAAACGGCGAATTTAAACAAAACAATTGGTGCTGCAATTCGACAAGTCGACAATATTCGATTTATCGAAAATACTATCGGACTCGATCAGCTGCCTGAAAAGCTTCGAGAAATCGCACGTCTACGCGTAGAATACCAGGATATTACCTTAAAAGAGCTTGGAGAAATGGTATCAACGGGTGTCGTAAGCAAGTCTGGTGTTAATCACCGTCTACGAAAAATTGATGAAATTGCCGATGGACTTCGTCGAGGAGAACAAATTAAAAATTAA
- a CDS encoding gluconeogenesis factor YvcK family protein: MKKKKTRIVVIGGGTGLSTLVRGLKHYAFDITAIVTVADDGGSSGRLRDDYDIPPPGDVRNVIAALSDVEPLVEQMFQYRFSQSDDLGGHSLGNLMLTALTDITGDFNHAIAEMSKVLNVHGKVIPASNKKVTLHAELQNGTYIVGESKIPLCKAPIKRVFLEPHNVKPLPAAIRAINRADYILIGPGSLYTSIIPNLLVKGIGEAIVRAKGHKIYISNLMTQKGETLHYTASQHVEAIHAHVGRPFIQSILINDMELPSLVKENYKEENAEPVEFDTAKLEQMGIDIIKKDIATIRNGFVRHHSKNVALWLNDYASMHNTKENTRNN; this comes from the coding sequence ATGAAAAAAAAGAAGACACGCATCGTTGTCATTGGTGGGGGTACAGGGTTATCGACATTAGTTAGGGGGCTCAAGCATTATGCATTTGATATTACTGCCATTGTCACGGTAGCAGATGATGGCGGTTCCTCTGGACGTCTTAGAGATGACTATGATATCCCACCACCTGGAGATGTTCGCAACGTAATTGCAGCCCTTTCGGATGTGGAGCCATTAGTAGAGCAAATGTTTCAGTACCGTTTTTCGCAGTCAGATGATTTAGGTGGCCACTCTCTCGGGAATTTAATGTTAACGGCATTAACCGATATTACTGGTGATTTTAACCATGCGATTGCTGAGATGAGTAAAGTATTAAATGTCCACGGAAAAGTTATCCCTGCCTCCAACAAAAAGGTAACGCTACATGCGGAGCTTCAAAATGGGACTTATATTGTAGGGGAATCCAAAATCCCTTTATGTAAAGCACCTATTAAACGTGTCTTTTTAGAGCCACACAATGTCAAGCCACTGCCAGCAGCCATTCGAGCTATCAATCGCGCCGACTATATTTTAATCGGGCCAGGTAGTTTGTATACGAGCATTATCCCAAATCTGCTCGTTAAAGGAATAGGTGAAGCGATTGTACGGGCAAAGGGGCATAAAATTTATATTTCCAATTTAATGACGCAAAAGGGAGAAACGCTTCATTACACTGCCTCACAGCATGTAGAAGCAATTCATGCACACGTTGGTCGACCATTTATTCAGTCCATTTTGATCAATGATATGGAATTACCGTCGCTCGTTAAAGAAAATTATAAAGAAGAAAATGCCGAGCCTGTCGAGTTTGATACGGCTAAACTTGAGCAGATGGGCATTGATATTATAAAAAAAGACATCGCTACAATTCGTAACGGCTTTGTTCGTCATCATTCTAAAAATGTAGCGCTCTGGTTAAATGACTATGCTAGCATGCACAATACCAAAGAAAATACTAGAAATAATTAA
- the clpP gene encoding ATP-dependent Clp endopeptidase proteolytic subunit ClpP: protein MNLIPTVIEQTNRGERAYDIYSRLLKDRIILLGSAIDDNVANSIVAQLLFLEADDPEKDISLYINSPGGSITAGMAIYDTMNFIKPKVQTICIGMAASMGAFLLSAGEPGKRFALPNAEVMIHQPLGGAQGQATEIEIAAKRILFLRDKLNRIMAANTGQDYETLARDTDRDNFKTAEEAKAYGLIDHIIDRSVEKK from the coding sequence ATGAATTTAATCCCTACAGTTATTGAGCAAACAAACCGCGGTGAACGTGCTTACGACATCTACTCACGTTTATTAAAAGACCGTATCATCCTACTAGGAAGTGCAATTGATGACAACGTAGCAAACTCAATCGTTGCCCAGCTACTTTTCTTAGAAGCTGACGATCCAGAGAAAGATATTTCTCTATACATTAACTCTCCAGGTGGATCAATCACAGCTGGTATGGCAATTTATGACACAATGAATTTCATCAAACCAAAAGTACAAACAATTTGTATCGGTATGGCGGCTTCAATGGGTGCATTCTTACTTTCAGCTGGTGAACCAGGCAAACGTTTTGCCCTACCAAATGCTGAAGTGATGATTCACCAACCACTTGGTGGCGCACAAGGTCAAGCAACTGAAATCGAAATCGCAGCAAAACGTATTTTATTCTTACGTGACAAATTAAACCGTATCATGGCAGCAAACACTGGCCAAGATTACGAAACACTTGCTCGTGATACAGATCGTGATAACTTCAAAACAGCTGAAGAAGCAAAAGCTTACGGCTTAATCGATCACATCATCGATCGCTCAGTTGAAAAGAAATAA
- the hisF gene encoding imidazole glycerol phosphate synthase subunit HisF, with product MLTKRIIPCLDVKEGRVVKGVQFVELRDAGDPVELAKFYDEQGADELVFLDISASHEGRETMVDVVRQTAASLAIPFTVGGGIRTLDDMKRILRAGADKVSVNTSALERPTLIKEGSDYFGAQCIVVAIDARYSEEDGTWMVYTHGGRNKTSWKAVDWAQEAVRLGAGEILLTSMNKDGEKSGFDLGLTKAVRDAVTVPVIASGGAGNAEHFAAVLQDVNADAALAASIFHYKETSVAEVKAYLRDKGVPIR from the coding sequence ATGCTAACAAAACGTATTATTCCGTGCCTTGATGTAAAAGAAGGCCGTGTTGTAAAAGGAGTTCAATTCGTCGAGCTGCGCGATGCTGGAGATCCAGTAGAACTTGCGAAGTTTTATGATGAGCAAGGCGCAGACGAATTAGTATTCCTCGATATTTCCGCTTCTCATGAAGGCCGTGAGACGATGGTGGATGTAGTGCGCCAAACAGCGGCAAGTTTAGCCATTCCATTCACAGTAGGTGGCGGTATTCGCACGCTAGATGATATGAAACGTATTTTACGTGCAGGGGCAGACAAAGTGTCGGTGAATACTTCTGCTTTAGAACGTCCAACGCTAATAAAAGAAGGTTCTGACTATTTCGGTGCACAATGCATTGTTGTCGCAATCGATGCACGGTACAGTGAAGAGGACGGTACATGGATGGTTTATACGCATGGTGGCCGCAATAAAACTTCATGGAAAGCGGTTGACTGGGCACAGGAAGCTGTGCGCCTAGGTGCAGGTGAAATCTTACTAACAAGCATGAATAAAGATGGTGAGAAGTCGGGCTTTGATTTAGGCTTAACAAAAGCCGTGCGTGATGCGGTGACAGTTCCGGTTATCGCAAGTGGCGGAGCAGGTAACGCGGAGCATTTCGCTGCCGTTTTACAAGACGTTAATGCAGATGCGGCACTCGCGGCATCTATTTTTCACTATAAAGAAACGAGCGTAGCCGAAGTAAAAGCTTATCTACGTGATAAAGGAGTTCCTATCAGATGA